In Cotesia glomerata isolate CgM1 linkage group LG1, MPM_Cglom_v2.3, whole genome shotgun sequence, one genomic interval encodes:
- the LOC123262475 gene encoding N-acetylneuraminate lyase-like: protein MPRLPYTFRGFIAPVFTPFNSRNSTLNLSIIPKYAQYLADNGVNGVLVNGTTGEGVSMTVSERKQVAEAWANAVKTTKQHLMIQVGGTTFPDVIELAKHAEELKADSILCLPELYFKPTNCKELTEYLRNVGNAAPNTPLLYYHIPMLTNVNIHMGQFLEMVGDSIPSFVGIKFTSINLEEGAQAVRANSRQFAVFLGTNLLISAGSSVGMDSFIPTSINIFPELTIKIFDAFKRSDALKAAEFQNKLSEVVIAISKHGNWVTTMKTAMALLTTIDLGSVRFPNGSLSSESIEVMKKDLKLLGYNLN, encoded by the exons atgccg cgTTTACCGTATACTTTCCGAGGTTTCATCGCTCCGGTCTTCACGCCTTTTAATTCAAG AAATTCAAcactaaatttatcaataataccGAAATATGCTCAATATTTGGCTGATAACGGAGTCAATGGCGTTTTAG TCAATGGTACAACTGGGGAAGGCGTATCGATGACAGTATCTGAACGTAAACAAGTTGCAGAAGCATGGGCTAATGCTGTTAAAACAACCAAGCAACATTTGATGATTCAAGTTGGCGGAACGACTTTTCCTGATGTTATTGAACTT gCTAAACATGCAGAAGAATTAAAAGCTGATTCTATTCTGTGCTTACCAGAACTGTATTTTAAACCTACCAACTGTAAAGAATTAACAGAATACTTAAGAAATGTTGGAAATGCTGCACCTAATACCCCCCTCCTGTACTATCATATTCCAATGCTCACAAATGTCAACA TTCACATGGGACAGTTTTTAGAGATGGTTGGTGACTCGATTCCATCTTTTGTTGGCATTAAATTCACCAGTATTAATCTTGAAGAAGGAGCTCAAGCAGTGCGAGCTAATTCCAGACAATTTGCTGTCTTCTTAGGAActaattta TTAATATCAGCTGGATCTTCAGTTGGTATGGATTCCTTTATCCCAACGAGCATTAACATTTTTCCAGagttgacaataaaaattttcgacgCTTTCAAACGAAGTGACGCCTTAAAAGCTGCTGAGTTTCAAAACAAATTATCTGAAGTTGTTATTGCAATATCTAAACatg GTAATTGGGtgacaacaatgaaaacggCGATGGCACTTTTGACCACAATTGATTTAGGTTCCGTTCGTTTTCCAAATGGATCACTTTCTTCGGAAAGTATCGAGGTTATGAAGAAAGACCTCAAATTACTGGGATATAACTTAAATTAA